From the genome of Papaver somniferum cultivar HN1 chromosome 2, ASM357369v1, whole genome shotgun sequence, one region includes:
- the LOC113350102 gene encoding F-box protein At1g55000-like: MGCCGEEEVDDIFKQLIPHNQSETQAESMADNGSYEVVLSPINSNFHALICKDILRSIFELLPSSDLARAACVCKVWNLVASDREIMTSSFKSLWKLKRVVGNPSSGNFWRDNSIGKFAISHRLVRGDSVTSLAVKYSVQVTDIKRLNNMMSEHGIYSRERLLIPVCNPEILLNGTCYIEIDAHAKRVVAVIYLDGEPDPEGNHNCLLDKAASGSSRGKRRVLESMKRSMRVDDGTVEYYWSITNGNPRAAFSEFSEDLRWEHQSGLL; the protein is encoded by the exons ATGGGatgttgtggagaggaagaagtagATGATATTTTTAAGCAACTCATCCCACACAACCAATCCGAAACCCAAGCTGAATCAATGGCAGATAATGGATCTTATGAAGTTGTGCTTTCACCTATCAATTCAAATTTCCATGCACTGATTTGCAAAGACATACTTAGAAGCATATTTGAGCTATTACCTTCATCAGATCTAGCTAGAGCTGCTTGTGTATGTAAAGTATGGAATTTAGTAGCTTCTGATCGAGAAATTATGACTAGTAGTTTTAAATCGTTATGGAAATTGAAGCGTGTTGTTGGTAACCCTAGTTCTGGTAATTTCTGGAGAGATAATAGTATTGGTAAATTTGCTATTTCTCATCGGTTGGTTCGTGGTGATTCTGTTACTAGCCTTGCCGTTAAATACTCCGTTCAG GTGACAGACATAAAACGGTTGAACAATATGATGAGTGAACACGGAATATACTCAAGGGAGAGGTTGCTAATCCCGGTTTGCAACCCGGAAATTCTTCTAAATGGGACATGTTACATTGAGATAGATGCCCATGCAAAAAGGGTAGTTGCTGTTATTTATTTGGATGGTGAACCTGATCCTGAGGGAAACCACAACTGTTTATTGGACAAGGCAGCCAGTGGTAGCAGCAGAGGTAAGAGAAGGGTTCTTGAGTCCATGAAGAGAAGTATGCGAGTGGATGATGGGACTGTGGAGTACTACTGGTCTATTACGAATGGCAACCCTCGAGCTGCATTTTCAGAGTTCTCGGAGGATCTTAGGTGGGAGCACCAGTCTGGATTACTCTAG
- the LOC113352542 gene encoding uncharacterized protein LOC113352542: MSRIKEVFFSLPERNYLLLCCDGASKGNPGVAGFGFIGRNDSGDCVIAMSGGLGVATNYYAEIMVVLYAGECAIQHGHFLLIFRSDSQSVIEAFRSMKVPWFGISRWKKICEKALDWRFIHSYREVNFSADTMAKRGANLQRGECISYNHRPPFLTQMENGQQIYYKF, translated from the coding sequence ATGTCAAGAATCAAAGAAGTGTTTTTCTCTCTGCCAGAAAGAAACTACTTGTTACTCTGCTGTGATGGAGCATCCAAGGGTAACCCAGGGGTTGCTGGATTTGGATTTATTGGAAGAAATGACAGTGGGGATTGTGTCATAGCTATGTCAGGTGGACTAGGAGTGGCTACAAATTATTATGCAGAAATCATGGTTGTGTTATATGCAGGAGAGTGTGCAATTCAGCATGGTCACTTTCTACTCATTTTTAGATCAGACTCACAATCAGTAATAGAAGCATTCAGATCAATGAAGGTTCCATGGTTTGGAATCTCAAGATGGAAGAAAATCTGTGAAAAAGCTTTGGATTGGAGATTTATACACAGCTACAGAGAAGTGAACTTCTCTGCAGATACAATGGCAAAAAGGGGTGCAAATCTTCAAAGGGGTGAATGCATCAGTTACAATCATAGACCACCTTTCCTTACACAAATGGAAAATGGTCAACAAATTTACTACAAATTTTAG